TTAGTTGATAATAAAGACTGAGGAATATCCATTTTCCATATATATCTAGcaaggaaaagagaaaaaacaaGCCTAGAAGAATTTTAAGACTTAATTAGGAACTAGTATTTCTTTATGTCGTTTATACGGGTTTATGAGATTTTTATTCACCACAGTGGGAAATCTAGTAGTTTTTCCAATTCTTGTATGATTCTTAGGCATTTATAAATTTCTTGTATTTGATGTGTATCGATTATTCTATGGTTTTAAGTACCTGGTCAATGTGTGATAGTCCTATTATATTTATAGCCAATTAAAGCTTTAAATATGCAATTTCTGTTAGATTTCATGAAGTGGCAATTAACATAATTTCATCACCTCGTCAAATGATCTAATCCGCACCAAGACAATTGACAATCAACCTCAGATAAACCCAATATGTAAAGACTTGGATTTTCGGTTGTTTAGAGGCCGTTGGACAATAAAACCCATTCACATCAAATGAGTTATCTTTGCATCAACAATTGATTGACTGATCGGGAAAACTTCCTTTAACCAGGGCATTTTTTAACTATTGAATTTTTGTATCCATTGTTAAGTCTTGGCTTGAAGTTTTTTCTCTTTTAAACTAAGTTGCATTTAACAATTCTTGCTCATACACATTTTAATTTATGCGCGCAACGATCATAATAACAATAATCATTTTAAGAGTAGAAAGGTTGTTTTGGCGGATTGACACCCATACGTTGAGCTATTCTAAGCCATCATATCGGGAGGAATTAAGAAGTACTAGTATATTACAAGGAGATCGTAATAAGAAGTTAATCAAGTAAGAGGAGTAAATCCTAAAGGTCATCGGTATAAAAGTGCTAAAGGACTCCTAAAGCATGCCTGTAATGCAAAGCTCTAGAGCTCCAACAATTTCAAAGATTGTATGCATCATTTGTCCTCAACAAATTTACATGACAATATGTTTACTTTTtaatactaattttattttataagagGCCACATCCTGAAGTCCATGGCTGGAAACCATGATGATATGAAAGTTCACATTCCATTTCAATTCGAAAGATAACTAATTGAAGAGAAAAGTCAACAAAAATGGAAGTACTTATGTTTGAGTTCCAAAAAACAACTGAAAATTTATTATCACTACTGAAATAAAATATCGCACATTTCACAGGCCGTAAGAAACAAAACATGACatttatagaaatttaaaataaatgagacaATATTCATTGTATTAAGCCATTGTCATTAAAAGCAAACACAAACCTGTTCAAACAAACATGCCTGATGGAATGCTGATGGACAGTTATCGCAACATATTAATTCACCAACATCACCACAGCGCCCACAGCTGTCATCATTTTGATCCAGCTCATCAACTTGCTCAGTTTGAGGAGCTAATTTTCTTGCCTTGTATTCAGCTGACCATGCCTCGAGCTGACATAAGGTGAATGGCTTACCAGACTCCATGAAGAGATTGGCACAAGGGCGATTTGACCTGAAACCAGCATGAATCTTGAACTTTGAGATGGAAAACATCATGTCGCAACATTTGCATAATATCCCATCCCTGGTAACTAGACCATCTTTTATCACGGTATCATCTTTTAGATTCCTGTACTGGATTATCTCATTTAATGAAACAACACCAGAGAAAATTAACCATGATAACACTGTTCTTGATCCAACAGCAGACCACTTTCCTTCTAGAATATGCTTTGCATCCTTCTTGAGGCTCCTTGGCAGCAATCTGCAGCTGCCTTTGCGGGTCTTCCGTTTCTTCAGAGGCTTAGACTTTCGTGTGGACCATTTGTTTGGGGTTCGACATAATTTAGTTTTCATAATGGCAGAGATTAGGAGATCATTGTCATTAAGGTGACAAGCTTTTGATTTCTTAGATCCACATCGAACACTATTTATTTCATCCGCAGGCTGACCTCTTAAGAGAGAACCATTCAGTTTCATTTCAGTTAGTTTTCTAGATTTTTTGTGACTCTTTCTCATTTggccaaaaacaacttcttCCTTATCTATTATTTGGTCAAACACTGGGGAACTTGCATTGCAATCTTGGTGAGGGAAAACAGTCTCAAATTCTTCAATTGATTGAAGTTGTCCAGAACTTATTGGAACATCAACGAGACCAACATCAATCTGATTACTATCATCATAATCAAGAAGGGGCATTGGGTCAACACAACTTCTTTCTGATATGGTGATTTTCCGGTATTTGGCAACAGACCCGACATCTGATGCAATTACCGAACTTCTATTTGCTTTTACTGTAATTCCTTCTTTCAGCAAACGAATTGTCTTCTCAATGAAAACTACATTCGCAAAAGGATCCAGAAGGCACCACAAATGAGCCATAGCAGGAGTATCTTCTAAAATATTTAGTTTATCATCAATTTGTTGTATTATACAAGATAAATCAGCCCACAACTCAGTCATATCAGCCCACTGAATACAATCACTTGTCTGAACACACGAATTGGCATCAGTCAATAAACTCTCGCCACACATATTCCAAGCCCTATGAAATTCACGAATCGGTCTTCCTCCTGGAGACTTATAGACGTATTCTCCAATCCCATTATATTTACTGTTCCTTCTACGCCTCCCAATCAGCCATCCTGCTGCTCTAAGCAAACGATAGATGTGATACCGAAGAAGAGGACGAGGATCATTTTTTATATCCTTTGGCATAGCTAATTCATCTTCATCTAGTTGCAAAAAGCAGGCATCCTTCCATTTAGGCTTAGTAAATCGATGAGTACCAATTCTGATTGCAACAGATGTAGATGGATCGGTAGCTAGGAGCCTGCTTGCATAGCTCTCTTGAGAAAGAGGAGAAGTAACAGTTCTATTTGCAGCTTCCTTCTGATCACTTTGATCTAAACTAGATACCCTATTTTTACAGCTACCTCTACCACTAATTTCAAATACTTTGCTTTGACATGGAAAAAGCTTCAGCTGATAGCTACCAGATGTAACACCCTGACCAGATGATTCAACTACACTATATGTTAAAGTGCCACGTGCAGAAATAGAGCTGTCCAGAGATATGACTGAAACCACTCCTTCTGAGGGAGCTGAAGTGCACAACGTATCCCCCAAATCTGGTTTCACATATGGATGATCTTCAACTGATGATTTAACCTCATGGTTACTTTTCATTGATGATAAATCTTCCAAAGGACATTTTCCAGAAAATTCCTCTTCTGCATAACCATTATGACTGGTTAATGATGACTTTCCACTGTTTGAGCAAAGAGACATATCTGTTCCTTTCATACAGTCGCAATGTATGATAGTAGTCTCATAAACCATATATTCTTTCTTCCTACTACCATCGCTTCCCAAGAAGATCTCACTGAAAATTTTTTGCTCATCTGTAGATCCATCAAAACCATCATCATGCAAATCCTCGAATTCTCTGCTGAATAACATTGTTGCGGATTCAACCATCATCTTGTCTATCATACTTATCTCCAGTAAATAGCTATTTGGAGATAAATAACTGCTGCTTAACTGCAAGATTACATTAACTCT
This sequence is a window from Salvia splendens isolate huo1 chromosome 5, SspV2, whole genome shotgun sequence. Protein-coding genes within it:
- the LOC121805007 gene encoding increased DNA methylation 1-like encodes the protein MIDKMMVESATMLFSREFEDLHDDGFDGSTDEQKIFSEIFLGSDGSRKKEYMVYETTIIHCDCMKGTDMSLCSNSGKSSLTSHNGYAEEEFSGKCPLEDLSSMKSNHEVKSSVEDHPYVKPDLGDTLCTSAPSEGVVSVISLDSSISARGTLTYSVVESSGQGVTSGSYQLKLFPCQSKVFEISGRGSCKNRVSSLDQSDQKEAANRTVTSPLSQESYASRLLATDPSTSVAIRIGTHRFTKPKWKDACFLQLDEDELAMPKDIKNDPRPLLRYHIYRLLRAAGWLIGRRRRNSKYNGIGEYVYKSPGGRPIREFHRAWNMCGESLLTDANSCVQTSDCIQWADMTELWADLSCIIQQIDDKLNILEDTPAMAHLWCLLDPFANVVFIEKTIRLLKEGITVKANRSSVIASDVGSVAKYRKITISERSCVDPMPLLDYDDSNQIDVGLVDVPISSGQLQSIEEFETVFPHQDCNASSPVFDQIIDKEEVVFGQMRKSHKKSRKLTEMKLNGSLLRGQPADEINSVRCGSKKSKACHLNDNDLLISAIMKTKLCRTPNKWSTRKSKPLKKRKTRKGSCRLLPRSLKKDAKHILEGKWSAVGSRTVLSWLIFSGVVSLNEIIQYRNLKDDTVIKDGLVTRDGILCKCCDMMFSISKFKIHAGFRSNRPCANLFMESGKPFTLCQLEAWSAEYKARKLAPQTEQVDELDQNDDSCGRCGDVGELICCDNCPSAFHQACLFEQELPEGNWYCPQCRCQICTDVVSNKESSQLHGDLNCIQCEDKYHETCMERKGVEIGLVSDYWFCGDGCCQVYNGLQSRVGLETLLSDGFSWTLLRYIPSDQKVHSAQQVMALRAECNSKLAVAITIMEECFLPMVDIKTGIDMIPQVIYNWGSQFARLNYSGFFTVVLEKDDAVLCVACIRIHGVKVAELPLVATCSRCRRQGLCRRLINAIEKMLKSLKVEKLVISAIPDLVDTWTLGFGFERVEEEEMQSLSKTNLMVFPGAVWLKKRLYDNHNTDERNGSCDDLDSIEVGAHESGPNAEQEPSVDSLATTEDRGTTSEALQFCKGNILDILQNPLHFEHQDSKPPGHNSLVEGTSNELDLINLRGSMNWVVSSSNQITTHALKMQILDGGRSR